DNA sequence from the Pseudomonas fluorescens Q2-87 genome:
TAGAAGTTTCCTGCCTGCCGAAAGACCTGCCTGAATTCATCGAAGTCGACCTGGCTGACGCCGAAGTCGGCACGATCATTCACCTGTCCGACCTCAAGGCTCCTAAAGGCGTTGAGTTTGTTGCTCTGGCACACGGCGATGACAAGGCTGTTGCCAACGTCCACGCTCCACGTGTTGCTCCAGAAGCTACCGAAGAAGGCGCTGCAGAGTAATTTCACTCTGTCGCCGGAGTGACCGGAAACATCGCGGACTGGAACGTAGCGAGACAGCGGGCGAGAACGCGAAGTTTACTTAACGGTAGATCCGCCATTTTTGTCCGCTGTCGCAACACCGCCTGATTGCGACTTTGTTATCCACACTCCAGGAAGGGCCCCTATCGTGACTGCCATCAAACTGATCGTTGGCCTGGGAAATCCAGGCGCTGAATACGAACAGACCCGGCATAACGCAGGGGCCCTTTTTGTTGAGCGCATCGCGCACGCACAAGGCGTCAGCCTGGCGGCCGATCGCAAATATTTCGGCCTGACCGGACGCTTCTCGCATCAAGGTCAGGATGTTCGTCTGTTGATTCCCACCACCTACATGAACCGCAGCGGCCAAGCCGTGGCGGCACTCGCCGGTTTCTTTCGCATCAAGCCGGAAGAAATCCTGGTGGCCCATGACGAACTCGACCTGCCTCCGGGCGTTGCCAAGCTCAAGCAGGGCGGCGGCCATGGCGGTCATAACGGGTTGCGCGACATCATCGCGCAGCTGGGCAATCAGAATACCTTTCACCGCCTGCGGCTCGGCATCGGCCACCCGGGCGTTGCCAGTATGGTCTCAAACTTTGTCCTGGGTCGTGCGCCTCGCGCCGAACAGGAAAAACTCGATGCCAGCATCGACTTTGCCCTCGGCGTGCTGCCGGATATCCTCGCCGGTGAATGGAACCGTGCGATGAAAAACCTGCACAGCCAGAAGGCCTGACACTTATCCGAGGGGAAACACCATGGGATTCAATTGCGGCATCGTCGGCCTGCCTAACGTCGGCAAGTCCACCCTATTCAACGCCCTGACCAAATCCGGTATCGCGGCCGAGAACTTCCCCTTCTGCACCATCGAGCCGAACAGCGGTATCGTGCCGATGCCGGATCCACGCCTGGACGCACTGGCAGCTATCGTCAACCCCAAGCGCATCCTGCCGACCACCATGGAATTCGTCGACATCGCAGGGCTGGTAGCGGGCGCGTCGAAAGGCGAAGGCCTGGGCAACAAGTTCCTGGCCAACATCCGCGAAACCGATGCCATCGCCCACGTGGTGCGCTGCTTCGAAGACGAGAACGTGATTCACGTTTCCAACAGCGTCGACCCGAAGCGCGACATCGAGATT
Encoded proteins:
- the pth gene encoding aminoacyl-tRNA hydrolase; this translates as MTAIKLIVGLGNPGAEYEQTRHNAGALFVERIAHAQGVSLAADRKYFGLTGRFSHQGQDVRLLIPTTYMNRSGQAVAALAGFFRIKPEEILVAHDELDLPPGVAKLKQGGGHGGHNGLRDIIAQLGNQNTFHRLRLGIGHPGVASMVSNFVLGRAPRAEQEKLDASIDFALGVLPDILAGEWNRAMKNLHSQKA